GGACTGGTACGCGTGGCTGTCGAGGACGGGGCTGGCGCCGTCGCTGACGCACGAGTACGGGCGGCTCTTCAGCCGGAACGAGCTGGAGCCCGGCGACGCGGCGCACTTCGACCACGACCTGCTCAAGAGCATGGGCATCGCCGTCGCCAAGCACCGGCTCGAGATCCTCAAGCTGGCGAAGaagcaggcggaggcggagggcggcggcgagggtgcctcgtcgggggcggcggcgaggctcgcGCGCAGGGCCACGAGGTGCCTGGCCCGCTGCGTGCGCCGGCTGGCCGGcgaaggcggaggaggaagcggcaggaggaggaggggcgcgtCGTCGGTCACCGTCGTGCCCAGGATCTgcagcggcgacgacgccgTCCGCGTCGGCGCCGTGCAGCGGAAGAGCGCCACCAAGAAGATGGTGCTCATGATcaccgacggcgccggcggagcaGGAGACGGACTCGCCATCGCCAGGGGCTGCGGCGCCGCGCGGCTGTCGGCGTCCTCCCAGAAGGCGAGCTTGATGTTCCATGACTGCTACCAcaacgacgatgaggaggaggagggcgaaggggacgacgaggaggaggacggcggcgccggcgacgacgacatcAAGTGGGACTCCATGTTTCAGGACCTCAAGCCCACGTGACGGTCAAGTTGCATTGTCTTGTTTCCTCCACGAGCTTCAGCTGCTGCTTCTGTTGTTTGGTGTCTTCGCGTGAGTTCGTCGTCATGGTTTAGTTGTGGCGTGAGAGAATTTTAACAACTCTCTTGGTGGTGTTTGTTCTCGTTCAGAAGAGAAGAACATGGGAAGATGTGTTTTTCTCGCAATGTTCAGCGAATAATTTCGAAATGTGTAGTTTCCGCAGTTTTGTAGTGTCAAGTTGTAGCAAGAATGAAGGCCAATCGAGCCCTGCACGCGGTGTCCCTCTTTGCAATAAGTCAATAGGCAGGGTGAATGAAAGTACGGAAGAACATTGCTGATGGCCTGATGCATGACGAACTCGGATCTTTCCTCGCCTGGGTCAGAAACCGCATCATGGATTCACAATGATGAATGCCTGACCAACGCAAGGCAATGTTTACACCTGTCAAATTTTGGAGTTCTCCTGACCAAATTATACAGAGTTAGATAAACGTGGAGCACTAGACTATGACCAAACAAAACAGGGCACATTATAAATTGCCAACATAGCGCAAACATCATCCATATTCTAAACAGAATAAGCAACGAGCACGCGACATCGTTATAGCTATTGCTGCGTTATAATGATTTCTTTCTACTTAAAGGCAGTGCTACTCTTTTCATCATCGTAGGATAAAAGCTCTAAACGTCGCAATAGTTACGCAGTTGTTGGTCGGCTGGTGGCTGAATGCTCTCGTGCCCGATAGTCCATGGACAAACCGCCAGACAACCAATGTCTGAATTGCAAGATCCTTATCAGCGTAAATAGAAAGGGCAGTCATTATCAGACTGTCGAGCATTACagcaatggaaaaaaaacaagttttGAGATAGGAAGTCGCCACAATTCGGAGCGAAGACCTGAACTCCACAATGACTTGCAGTAACATCAATCAGTGGCCACAAGCCACGCGAGTAACTACGAGATGCCAGCAAACAGAGACGTGCCTAGCTATCACATAAAGATAACTCTTAGACTGCTCTCTGTAAACCGGGGAGCCAATGCAAATTTTGCTAtagcatacatacatacatctcCCATTCATCTTTAACAAGCGATGAATGTGAAAACAGTGAGGTGCATAAATGGAACTGAGCTGTTTAAAATAATTGCTGTAAAACAAAAGGGCCAATCACTCAAAATTGGGATGCTGCAAACAAAAAAATCAGGATCGACTAGCTAGATAGAAATCGCCTGCACTGAGGAAAACGTGCTTTCCTAGCTGTAGAGTGATTGGTGGGTAACCTTCAATGCAGTCGACCGTAATCTGGAAGAATGGAGACAAAACTATAAGAACTGAGAATACCTTCATTCCTCCTGGAGGAAATATTCGTGGTTGACTGTAATGACTGCTTACCATGCCCTTTCCAGCTTGAAACTGGTTTTTCAATCTGGAAAGAGACCTTGATGAAAGATATACTCTCAACGCCTCCACATGGTCATCGTTGACTGTTTCAGAGCGCATGCATACATTACTCAGCAGAGTATCCACATGATCATATGGTTCAAAACTGAAATGACAAGTATCTGCATGGGAAGTTTGCAATTCTGTCTGAAAGATTTACCTGAGGCATGAGCAAGATCTGGTGAAAGAACAGGGCAGGACCTTGCAATGCATATGACAAATGACATGTCATGTACATCATGCGACTCCTCACCAAGTACTACCTGCAAACATCGCCATTTTGAATTTTGTCAAAAATCAGGTTATTAAACATTAGTTTGATAAACTCTAAATACGCCAATGTAAACCTAAATGACAGGCTCAAACTATATGCTATCGGCTGCTAGTTTTGTCCTTCAAATAGCTGCTCAAATTTGCAAACCAAgccaagcaaaagaaaaattgaTAAGAAATCTAAATCTTAAAGATCGGTTGCTATGGAACCCAAAAACACTATCAGAGTACAGATAAGAGATATCTCCCAAATGCATTATACTATTAAACTACAAAAAATATATTGGTGAAGCTACCAGGGATGTAAATTAGTTGAGTAGGATGCATTACTAGAGTTGAATTTGAAGATGCAACAAAAAGGGGTTGAAGATCCAAACTTACCACATCTGTTGGTGCCATTTCCTTCGGGACAAGTGGCGAACCAAGTGCGTCTCTGATATACTGATCCTGTAAAGAATAAAGCAGTTTTCCTGAGAAAGGTGTTCCGAAAACAAGGATCCTTTAGAACAACCAATTTTAGCTGACCTGTGACTTCAAAATCTGTTCCAGTGTATTTTTGTCATTGCCTGAAGATTTATAATACACATCAACCGGATCAGAAGGTTCGAGCTGAGCAGTCTTCCGTAACTTTTGGATCCTGTTCACAACCTGGACATAGATGCTTGTGTTAACCATATATTAAACTACAACTTTAGCTATAAGCaaccaagttcctggagaaagTTAGATGGTTTCTCTTTTTTCATTTGTGTAACTTAAAGTTTGAGAAACAATGTGCCAGGACACAAATAAAGGACACGGTCATCTACCTCTCGAGCAACTCCAGCTTCAAATAATGATTGATCTGCTCGTAGATCTAAAATGACTAAAACGTCACCTACAAAAAAAAGATAACAATGTTACCAAAAAAAAGATTAGCCAAGCTAATATGACAAAGTAGCAAATTCATGACAAACCATCGCCTGCAGCATCAATCTCCTTCTCTGACACATTTTCAGGACGCTTGAATTGTCGGACAacctaaaaaagaaaatacaaatgTTAATTCTGTAAAACAAAGATGCTACAGACTGCTCCTGAGGCTGTGGGTAGAAAActcccaacaaaaaaaaaatagtttcatCATAAAAGTTGAACTATTTGCTCAATGAAGATATGTTCTACAGCATCCAAGCGCTGTGAAGTTAGTTATGATTATGCATAAACTTGAGGAGATGAACTGCTAAACTAAGACACATCAGCCAGTTATATCCAAAGTGATTGTTGGCAATTGTTGTGCCATCAAACAAGAAACGCATGTACATGGAATATTACCTTAATATCGTCCAGCTTCAAGCAATGACCAAAGAATGTAACCTCCCCACTTTCCTCAAAGGCTAAGATCTGTTCCtgtgtcatcttcttcacctCATTTGACACCTTGCCCATGTCTTTTCCAAGTCTTTTGCCTAGGACACTTTGAAAACACCACAAGCACTGAGCAGTAGATACAAATGGGAAATAATTGGTGCACTGGACTAATCATACCTGAAATTAGGTTCAGCCCGCAGAGAAGCATACATCAATGGATCATTACATGGAGTGACAGTCTTAACATTGATTTCTTCCATGACATACTACATGGTACAAAGTAGATGCCGTCAGCATTCAACACAGAAGAAGCAAATGTAGAAAACTAAGTAACAAGAAAATTGAATAACAATGAACGCATCTGGTTGGTGACAGCAAAACAGTTGTATAATTCCAGAATTGGAAACAATTAACAAACTCATTGCTGATAGGTTTCAGTATGACAAACAAACCTCTTTAAGTTTCCCAGTGATGTCTTCAAGAAATTCATTGTCTGGATGCACAACCACCATCTCCCTGAAACTCAAATCAGGTACCATATGACAAAGTCGAATGCTACTAAATGCATTGTGCATTTTTTCCCATTTTTAAAATGCCATTAAAGTAAATTTTGTATAAAACTCGGACTGTATTTCCATCTGACTTCAGCAGCTTCAACCATCTTGATATTCATACACATATATTCTTCTTCTAGTTCC
Above is a genomic segment from Setaria viridis chromosome 4, Setaria_viridis_v4.0, whole genome shotgun sequence containing:
- the LOC117851417 gene encoding uncharacterized protein, producing MDWYAWLSRTGLAPSLTHEYGRLFSRNELEPGDAAHFDHDLLKSMGIAVAKHRLEILKLAKKQAEAEGGGEGASSGAAARLARRATRCLARCVRRLAGEGGGGSGRRRRGASSVTVVPRICSGDDAVRVGAVQRKSATKKMVLMITDGAGGAGDGLAIARGCGAARLSASSQKASLMFHDCYHNDDEEEEGEGDDEEEDGGAGDDDIKWDSMFQDLKPT